In one Bacteroides intestinalis DSM 17393 genomic region, the following are encoded:
- a CDS encoding RagB/SusD family nutrient uptake outer membrane protein, which produces MKKIFYYVMALALGCSQMSCSDLLDQKPQGVLTEDDLTGGTYETQIFNMYALLRGYHIVSGNTALAIHGMRSEDAEKGSTLSDGSATGKMFDDFEYAASNGMVKSYWNANYTLIHKANDVLEEMKSNPSLTGGDLVNKGEALLMRAFCYFNLVRAFGEVPLIDFKVGSVADANIPKSSVAQIYTLIDEDLTNAESYLPRTWEAQYVGRLSWGAARALHARTYMMRNDWNNMRAAAEDVISSGLYNLNTPYEDIFREKGENCGESVLELQCTATAALPGSNEIGSQYAQVQGCRGAGEWNLGWGQHTPTQLLADAFEEGDPRKDETLLYFIRTGEDPSTIPANKPYGEKPVANADVIAKYFNKKVYTDPALREKYTKSGYWVNIRLIRYSDVVLMAAEAACELGDNTSARRYLEMVRARARGTNANILPEVTTDNQSELREAIRHERRVELGMEFDRFYDLVRWGIAKEVLHAAGKTGYQDKHALLPLPQDEIDKSNGVLVQNPNY; this is translated from the coding sequence ATGAAAAAGATATTTTATTATGTGATGGCTTTGGCATTGGGATGTTCCCAGATGTCATGCAGTGACCTGTTAGATCAAAAACCGCAAGGAGTATTGACTGAAGATGATCTGACTGGGGGTACTTATGAAACACAGATTTTTAACATGTATGCCTTGCTTCGCGGTTATCATATTGTTTCCGGAAATACGGCATTGGCTATTCATGGTATGCGTTCGGAAGATGCGGAAAAGGGTAGTACACTGTCTGACGGATCTGCAACAGGAAAAATGTTTGATGATTTTGAATATGCTGCAAGTAACGGCATGGTAAAAAGTTACTGGAATGCCAATTATACCTTGATTCATAAAGCAAATGATGTATTGGAGGAGATGAAGTCGAATCCTTCATTGACAGGCGGTGACTTAGTTAATAAGGGAGAGGCTTTATTGATGCGTGCTTTCTGTTATTTCAATTTGGTACGTGCTTTTGGCGAAGTGCCCTTGATTGATTTTAAAGTAGGGAGTGTAGCAGATGCCAATATTCCCAAATCTTCTGTAGCTCAGATATATACTTTGATTGATGAAGATCTGACGAATGCAGAATCTTACCTGCCGAGGACTTGGGAAGCACAATATGTCGGTCGTCTTAGCTGGGGAGCGGCTCGTGCCTTACATGCCCGTACTTATATGATGCGTAATGATTGGAACAATATGCGTGCGGCAGCAGAGGACGTTATTTCTTCCGGTTTATATAATCTGAATACACCTTATGAAGATATTTTCCGTGAGAAAGGTGAAAACTGCGGTGAGTCTGTTCTGGAACTTCAATGTACTGCTACTGCTGCTCTTCCGGGGTCCAACGAAATTGGTAGCCAGTATGCTCAGGTACAGGGCTGTCGTGGGGCCGGTGAATGGAATTTAGGTTGGGGCCAACATACTCCTACTCAATTATTGGCTGATGCATTCGAAGAAGGTGACCCGAGAAAGGATGAGACTTTATTGTATTTTATTAGAACAGGAGAAGATCCTTCAACCATTCCTGCAAATAAGCCTTATGGAGAAAAACCGGTTGCCAATGCCGATGTGATAGCAAAGTATTTTAATAAGAAAGTGTATACAGATCCGGCTTTGCGTGAAAAGTATACGAAGAGTGGGTATTGGGTGAATATTCGTCTGATCCGTTATTCGGATGTCGTACTGATGGCTGCGGAAGCTGCTTGCGAACTGGGTGATAATACAAGTGCAAGAAGATATCTTGAGATGGTACGTGCCCGTGCCCGTGGTACGAATGCTAATATCTTGCCGGAGGTTACCACTGATAATCAGAGTGAATTGCGGGAAGCTATTCGTCATGAACGTCGTGTTGAGTTGGGTATGGAATTCGATCGCTTCTATGATCTTGTACGTTGGGGAATAGCGAAGGAAGTGCTGCATGCAGCCGGAAAGACTGGTTACCAGGATAAGCATGCATTGTTGCCTTTGCCTCAGGACGAAATTGACAAATCAAATGGCGTGTTAGTTCAAAACCCTAATTATTAA
- a CDS encoding LamG domain-containing protein, whose protein sequence is MKRYINLLLAFCVSALTLQSCFQDMDHPAFDYLDSSAPKVFSPMKLFLPFENDMRDKGNYTFLMSAGGDITYTDGINGQAYQGTKDTYLLARVPSYLTDSIPDLGSCTVAFWMKTTRNTSAYGVFSIPNTKTFWGNFDIYLENTSSETQAFFKMHLYNCTSVKDNDERWVEAKIDNVFGTEWVHMAFVYDGSNSTVTVYRNGESAFTKELPGYGKLKFKDLGTFAIGAFQFSTKPSLTEGAGAQSWASNFPGQLDQFRFYDRAISASDIKQLYSGKE, encoded by the coding sequence ATGAAAAGATATATTAATTTATTGTTGGCATTTTGTGTGTCAGCACTCACTTTGCAATCTTGTTTTCAGGATATGGATCATCCGGCTTTTGATTATCTGGATAGTTCTGCTCCCAAAGTGTTCTCACCAATGAAATTGTTCTTGCCTTTTGAGAATGATATGCGTGATAAGGGTAATTACACCTTCCTCATGAGTGCCGGAGGGGATATTACTTATACTGATGGAATCAACGGACAAGCTTATCAAGGTACAAAAGATACGTATCTGTTAGCCCGTGTTCCTTCTTATCTGACCGATTCTATACCCGATTTAGGAAGTTGTACAGTGGCTTTCTGGATGAAAACAACGAGAAATACTTCTGCATATGGTGTCTTCAGTATTCCTAATACCAAGACTTTCTGGGGTAATTTTGATATCTATCTGGAAAATACAAGTAGTGAGACCCAGGCTTTCTTCAAGATGCATCTGTATAACTGTACATCCGTGAAGGATAATGATGAGAGATGGGTAGAAGCTAAGATAGACAATGTTTTTGGTACCGAATGGGTTCATATGGCATTTGTTTATGATGGTAGTAATTCGACAGTAACAGTTTACCGGAATGGTGAAAGTGCATTTACAAAAGAGCTACCCGGTTATGGAAAGCTTAAATTTAAAGATTTGGGTACATTTGCTATCGGAGCATTTCAGTTTAGCACAAAACCCAGTTTGACAGAAGGTGCAGGAGCACAGAGTTGGGCATCCAATTTTCCGGGACAGTTAGACCAGTTCCGCTTCTATGACAGAGCTATATCTGCTTCTGATATCAAGCAACTTTATTCAGGTAAAGAATGA
- a CDS encoding SusC/RagA family TonB-linked outer membrane protein, which translates to MKRNLLITCVMLLFAVVSMAQNKITVSGVVTDKTGETVIGASVRVKGQENMGTITDIDGKYQIPGVPANATLIFSYIGMKEQEVALNGRSTVNLMMEEDSQLIEEVVVVGYGSAKKRDLTGSIVTVKAAEIASKPSTNPLASIQGKVAGVQVINTGRAGQDPEIRVRGTNSINGYTPLYVVDGLFTDNINYLNTADIESMEILKDPSSLAIFGVRGANGVIIITTKKAKEGKTQVSINGSVGWKKVTDRVSLTNAEQFKMLYNEQRMNQGGDPYDYTVWNADTDWQDEMFQTGFLTNNTVSITASGDRSKFYLGLGYVMEEGSIKSEKLNKFTVNLHSEHKVTDFLRFGFQVNGVRALYPDAKGVGSALKAAPIAPVYDAESGLLHTLPDFQRAQVWNPMIEPVLRGAHNKSANYRMAGNIYGELDLMKNLTFKATFSLDYASSQSRSYSPLIYVYNPDVEGGKERLTDKESISQSKSTSMAAQSDYVLTYINQFGDHGLTLTAGLTTNYNEYSDLSGGRSQLPGYGVPIGEDIDKWWITMIDDATSATNGGSQYKRFTMSYLFRALYNYKNRYLLNASYRRDGSSVFKRTGNTWDNFYSFGAGWVMSEEAFMKKQNVIDYLKLKGSWGVLGSQNTGGSRYPAYPNITSSGSAVFGDNVIAGKGPDKLISQTLGWERNYSWEVGFDMHLLDGRMQISPVYYNKTTKDLLTSVPGLSGTVPALQNTGEIRNRGFELAASWSDKIGENWRYGVSANLTTIDNEVVSLISKDYSIINGVSRVSEGYPIGYFYGYKVAGVYQNETDIETSAPNQVASVKPGDLKFADVNGDGIISEKDRTMIGNPTPDFTYGFSVNLGYKNFDLSVDMMGVYGNEVYRNWDSSAYAQFNYRTGHLNRWHGEGTSNWDPILDPSRSVNLEASSYYVEDGSFFRIRNIELGYTFDPRLLNRIKLQSLRIYGNVQNPKTWSRNTGYTPEVGGSATAFGVDGGGYPMPVVYTLGFNLSF; encoded by the coding sequence ATGAAAAGAAATCTATTAATTACATGTGTGATGTTGCTGTTTGCTGTCGTTTCGATGGCGCAGAACAAGATTACAGTTTCGGGTGTCGTTACAGATAAGACAGGCGAAACTGTTATAGGTGCTTCTGTTCGGGTAAAAGGACAGGAGAATATGGGAACTATTACGGATATCGACGGAAAATACCAGATTCCTGGCGTACCGGCGAATGCCACTTTGATATTCAGCTATATTGGTATGAAGGAACAGGAAGTGGCGCTTAATGGGCGTTCTACAGTGAATCTTATGATGGAAGAGGATAGCCAGCTCATTGAAGAAGTTGTAGTAGTAGGTTATGGTAGCGCCAAGAAGCGTGATTTGACCGGTTCTATTGTAACAGTGAAAGCTGCCGAGATTGCTTCAAAACCATCTACCAATCCTTTGGCTTCTATTCAAGGTAAGGTCGCTGGTGTGCAGGTTATCAATACAGGACGTGCCGGGCAGGATCCGGAAATTCGTGTTCGCGGTACAAACTCTATCAATGGTTATACTCCTTTGTATGTAGTGGACGGACTGTTTACGGATAACATCAACTATCTGAATACAGCGGATATTGAATCTATGGAAATCCTGAAAGACCCTTCTTCCTTGGCTATTTTTGGTGTACGTGGTGCTAATGGTGTTATTATCATTACTACTAAGAAAGCGAAAGAAGGTAAGACTCAGGTCAGCATTAATGGTTCGGTGGGTTGGAAAAAGGTTACAGACCGCGTTAGCCTGACTAATGCAGAGCAGTTCAAAATGCTTTATAATGAACAACGCATGAATCAGGGTGGCGATCCGTACGATTATACTGTATGGAATGCAGATACTGACTGGCAGGATGAGATGTTCCAAACAGGTTTCCTTACTAACAATACGGTTAGCATTACAGCCTCGGGAGATAGAAGTAAGTTTTATCTGGGCTTGGGATATGTAATGGAAGAAGGTTCCATCAAGAGTGAAAAGCTGAATAAGTTTACTGTGAATTTGCATAGTGAACATAAAGTAACCGACTTCTTACGTTTTGGTTTCCAGGTGAACGGTGTACGTGCATTATATCCTGATGCAAAAGGTGTAGGTTCTGCTTTGAAAGCAGCTCCGATTGCTCCTGTTTATGATGCAGAAAGCGGACTTTTACATACTCTTCCTGATTTTCAGCGTGCTCAGGTCTGGAATCCTATGATTGAACCTGTGTTGAGAGGTGCTCATAATAAATCTGCAAATTATCGTATGGCAGGAAATATCTACGGAGAACTTGATTTGATGAAGAATTTAACCTTTAAGGCTACTTTCTCCTTGGATTATGCTTCCAGCCAGTCACGTTCTTATTCTCCGCTTATTTATGTGTATAACCCGGATGTAGAAGGTGGTAAAGAAAGATTGACGGATAAAGAAAGTATCAGTCAGTCGAAGTCTACATCAATGGCTGCACAGTCCGATTATGTATTGACTTATATTAATCAGTTTGGTGATCATGGTCTAACTCTGACTGCCGGTCTTACTACGAATTATAATGAATATTCTGATTTATCGGGTGGTCGCAGCCAATTGCCGGGTTATGGTGTTCCCATTGGCGAAGATATAGATAAGTGGTGGATTACTATGATTGATGATGCTACATCAGCTACTAATGGTGGATCCCAATACAAACGGTTTACAATGTCCTATCTGTTCCGTGCATTGTATAACTATAAAAATCGTTATTTGCTGAATGCTTCTTATCGTCGTGACGGTTCTTCCGTATTTAAGAGAACAGGAAATACATGGGATAATTTTTATTCATTCGGTGCCGGTTGGGTTATGAGTGAAGAGGCATTCATGAAGAAACAGAATGTAATCGATTATCTGAAGCTGAAAGGCTCATGGGGTGTTTTGGGAAGCCAGAATACAGGAGGTTCCCGCTATCCGGCCTATCCTAATATTACAAGTTCAGGTTCTGCTGTCTTTGGTGATAATGTTATTGCAGGTAAGGGACCGGATAAACTGATTTCACAGACATTGGGTTGGGAGCGTAACTATTCATGGGAAGTTGGTTTTGATATGCATCTGTTGGATGGTCGCATGCAGATTTCTCCTGTTTATTACAATAAGACAACCAAAGACTTGCTGACAAGTGTTCCCGGTCTTTCAGGTACGGTTCCTGCATTGCAGAATACAGGAGAGATTCGTAACCGTGGTTTTGAGTTGGCAGCATCCTGGAGCGATAAAATCGGTGAAAACTGGCGTTATGGTGTTTCAGCCAATCTGACGACTATTGATAATGAAGTTGTATCATTGATAAGCAAGGATTATTCAATAATTAATGGCGTTTCCCGTGTATCTGAAGGATATCCTATCGGCTACTTCTATGGATACAAAGTGGCAGGTGTTTATCAGAATGAAACTGATATCGAAACTTCAGCACCTAACCAAGTAGCTTCTGTGAAGCCGGGCGATTTGAAGTTTGCCGATGTAAATGGTGACGGTATTATCTCAGAGAAAGACCGTACTATGATTGGTAATCCTACTCCGGATTTTACTTATGGTTTTAGCGTAAATCTGGGTTACAAGAATTTTGATTTGAGTGTAGATATGATGGGAGTTTATGGAAATGAGGTTTATCGTAACTGGGATAGTAGTGCTTACGCACAATTCAACTATCGCACAGGACATTTGAATCGTTGGCATGGTGAAGGAACATCCAACTGGGATCCGATTCTTGATCCATCCCGTTCTGTAAACCTGGAAGCTTCTTCTTATTATGTAGAAGACGGTAGTTTCTTCCGTATCCGTAACATAGAGCTGGGATATACTTTTGATCCCCGTTTGTTGAACCGCATCAAACTGCAATCTTTACGTATCTATGGTAATGTGCAGAATCCTAAAACATGGAGCCGCAATACCGGATATACTCCTGAAGTTGGTGGTAGTGCAACAGCGTTTGGTGTAGATGGTGGAGGTTATCCGATGCCTGTAGTTTATACATTAGGCTTTAACTTATCATTCTAA